One Terriglobales bacterium DNA segment encodes these proteins:
- a CDS encoding lytic transglycosylase domain-containing protein: MSKHLLRILMVVAGVVVLCPPVPAADIVPVTENGRTIFRNDRGGPAPTQSKGVRRSGTARLVPFQHLYYWDVRRSRWRKLANATPEAIEAARTAWAEAATQISARPQQSEPARAESAAANPNYANVERARSLTAAEVDAAIEAAAARHNVDPNLVRAVIKVESNFNPRAVSRKGAMGLMQLMPGTARKLKVSNPFDPEQNVDAGVRHLKGLMEDFGGDLTLSLAAYNAGAGAVRRNGGVPPYAETQSYVRQITRIYGGEGRIIGGPSYAPIRMRKTNDGKLLFSNVE; the protein is encoded by the coding sequence ATGAGCAAACACCTGCTTCGTATCCTGATGGTTGTCGCGGGGGTGGTGGTCCTGTGCCCACCCGTGCCCGCCGCCGACATTGTGCCGGTGACGGAGAACGGGCGCACCATTTTCCGCAACGATCGGGGCGGCCCTGCCCCGACCCAGAGCAAGGGTGTGCGCCGCAGCGGTACTGCGCGATTGGTTCCCTTCCAGCATCTCTACTACTGGGACGTACGCCGGAGCCGCTGGAGAAAGCTGGCCAATGCCACGCCGGAAGCCATTGAAGCGGCCCGCACCGCCTGGGCCGAAGCTGCCACACAGATTTCCGCGCGGCCACAGCAGTCTGAGCCTGCACGAGCCGAATCCGCGGCCGCCAATCCCAACTACGCCAACGTGGAGCGCGCCCGCAGCCTGACCGCGGCTGAGGTGGACGCCGCTATCGAAGCGGCAGCCGCCCGGCACAACGTCGATCCCAACCTGGTGCGCGCCGTGATCAAGGTGGAATCGAACTTCAATCCGCGGGCCGTGTCGCGCAAAGGAGCCATGGGATTGATGCAGCTCATGCCGGGCACCGCCCGCAAGCTGAAGGTCAGCAATCCCTTCGATCCGGAGCAGAACGTGGATGCGGGGGTCCGCCACCTGAAGGGCCTGATGGAGGATTTTGGCGGCGACCTGACCTTGAGCCTGGCCGCCTATAACGCGGGCGCGGGCGCGGTCCGCCGTAACGGCGGCGTGCCTCCTTACGCCGAGACGCAGAGCTACGTGCGGCAGATCACCCGGATCTACGGAGGCGAAGGACGCATCATCGGCGGCCCGAGCTACGCTCCCATTCGCATGCGCAAGACG